The Ovis canadensis isolate MfBH-ARS-UI-01 breed Bighorn chromosome 13, ARS-UI_OviCan_v2, whole genome shotgun sequence genome includes a region encoding these proteins:
- the AVP gene encoding vasopressin-neurophysin 2-copeptin, with protein sequence MPDATLPACFLGLLAFTSACYFQNCPRGGKRAMSDLELRQCLPCGPGGKGRCFGPSICCGDELGCFVGTAEALRCQEEIYLPSPCQSGQKPCGSGGRCAAAGICCNDESCVTEPECREGIGFPRRVRASDRSNATLLDGPSGALLLRLVQLAAAPEPAEPAQPGVY encoded by the exons ATGCCCGACGCCACACTGCCCGCCTGCTTCCTCGGCCTGCTGGCCTTCACCTCCGCTTGCTACTTCCAGAACTGCCCAAGGGGCGGCAAGAGGGCCATGTCCGACCTGGAGCTGAGACAG TGTCTCCCCTGCGGCCCCGGGGGCAAAGGCCGCTGCTTCGGGCCCAGCATCTGCTGCGGGGACGAGCTGGGCTGCTTCGTGGGCACGGCCGAGGCGCTGCGCTGCCAAGAGGAGATCTACCTGCCGTCGCCCTGCCAGTCCGGCCAGAAGCCCTGCGGGAGCGGGGGCCGCTGCGCCGCCGCCGGGATCTGCTGCAACGACG AGAGCTGCGTGACCGAGCCCGAGTGCCGGGAAGGTATCGGCTTCCCCCGCCGCGTCCGCGCCAGCGACCGGAGCAACGCGACCCTGCTGGACGGGCCGAGCGGGGCCTTGTTGCTGCGGCTGGTGCAGCTGGCGGCGGCGCCGGAGCCCGCGGAGCCCGCCCAGCCCGGCGTCTACTGA